The Candidatus Methylomirabilota bacterium genome includes the window TTCGTGTCGGCCGCGACGGGGATGGCGGTCCTCGTGGCCTTTATCCGCGGTCTGGCGCGCCGCTCAGCTCAAACCATCGGCAACTTCTGGGTGGACCTGACTCGCAGCACGCTCTACATCCTTCTGCCGCTCTCCCTCGTCCTTGCCCTGGCGCTCGTGTCGCAGGGGGTCGTACAGACGTTCGGATCGTATGCCAAGGTTGGTATTGTCCAGCCGACCAGCTATGAGCAGCCTGTCGCCGACCCAGACGGCAAGCCGGTCCTCGATGAGAAAGGTCAGCCGAAGACAAAGACGTCGACGTTGACCGAGCAGGTGATCGCGCTCGGCCCATCCGCCTCGCAGGTCGCTATCAAGCAACTCGGGACCAACGGCGGCGGCTTCTTTAACGCCAACTCAGCCCACCCCTTTGAGAACTCTACGCCGCTCTCGAACTTTCTCGAACTGCTGGCCATCCTCCTGATCCCCGCGGCCCTCTGTCACACCTTCGGGGTCATGGTCCAGGATACGCGACAGGGGTGGGCAGTGTTCAGCGCTATGACCATCATGTTCGTCGGACTCCTCGCCCTCTGCGTCGTCTCGGAGCAGGGCGGCAACCCCATACTCAGCAGGCTGGAGATCGATCAGACGGCAAGCGAACTTCAGGCCGGCGGCAACATGGAAGGGAAGGAGGTCCGCTTCGGGATTGTCGGCTCCGCCCTCTGGACGACGGCCACAACCTCGGCCTCCAACGGCTCAGTAAACGCCATGCACGACTCCTTCACGCCGCTGGGCGGCCTCGTGCCGATGTGGCTGATCCAGCTTGGGGAAGTGATTTACGGCGGCGTCGGCTCGGGGCTGTACGGGATGCTGGTCTTCGCCATCATCGCCGTCTTTGTGGCGGGGCTCATGGTGGGGCGCACCCCCGAATATCTGGGGAAGAAGATCGAGGCCTACGAGATGAAGATGGCCTCGCTGATCATCCTGATCCCGCCCGCCATCGTGCTGCTCGGCACCGCGGTCGCGGTCGTCACCGGCAGCGGCAGGGCCGAGATTCTCAATCCCGGACCCCACGGCTTCAGTGAGATCCTGTATGCCTTCTCGTCGGCGGGCAACAACAACGGTAGCGCCTTCGCCGGTCTCAACGCCAACACCCCCTTTTACAATACCTCGCTTGGGATTGCGATGTTCTTCGCCCGATACTGGTTGGCCATCCCGACCCTGGCTATCGCGGGATCGCTGGCCGCTAAGAAGTTAGTCCCGCCGGGGGCCGGAACGCTCCCAACCCACACGCCCCTCTTTGTGGTGTTGCTGATCGGTGTTGTGGTCATCGTGGGGGCGCTCACCTTCATCCCTGCGCTGGCGCTGGGACCGATTGTTGAGCATCTCATGATGCGCTCGTAGGAATTGGAGAGGTCGATATGGCTACTCGACGTCAAGGCCGTCCGCTGCTCGATTCCGCCATCGTGCGTCAGGCGGTGATAGACGCCTTCCGCAAGCTCAGCCTGCGACGCCAGGTGCGCAACCCGGTGATGTTCGTCGTGTATGTGGGTTCCATCCTGACGACGCTGCTGTTCATTCAGGCGCTGTTGGGTTCTGGCGAGGCGCCGACCGGATTTATTCTGACGGTCTCGCTCTGGCTCTGGTTCACGGTGCTCTTTGCCAACTTCGCCGAGGCGATGGCGGAGGGGCGGGGCAAGGCGCAGGCGGCCTCGCTGCGGAAGGCGCGGCGTGACGTTCAGGCCAAGCGCCTGGCGCGTCCCGAGCGGGGCGCCGAGTACGAGGCGGTGCCGGCCACGGCGCTTCGGAAGGACGACGTGGTCCTGGTGGAGGCGGGCGATACCATTCCGGCCGACGGCGAGGTGATCGAAGGGATCGCCTCGGTGAACGAGGCCGCTATTACGGGCGAAAGCGCGCCGGTCATCCGCGAGAGCGGAGGCGATCGCAGCGCGGTGATGGGCGGGACCCAGATCCTGTCCGACTGGCTGATCGTGCGGATCGCGGTGAACCCCGGCGAGGCCTTCCTGGACCGGATAATCGCGCTGGTAGAGGGGGCCAAACGCCAGAAGACCCCCAACGAGATCGCCCTGGACATTCTCCTGGCCGCCCTGACGATTATCTTCCTGCTGGCGACGGCGACGCTGTTACCGTTCTCGCTCTTCAGCGTCCAGGCGGCCGGGCAGGGGAGTCCCGTAACGGTAACGGTCCTGGTGGCACTACTGGTCTGCCTGATCCCGACCACCATCGGCGGGCTGCTCTCCGCCATCGGGATTGCCGGGATGGACCGGATGATCCAGGCGAACGTCATTGCCATGTCGGGCCGGGCGGTGGAGGCGGCGGGCGACGTGGATGTCCTGCTGCTGGACAAGACCGGCACCATTACCCTCGGCAACCGTCAGGCCGCCGCACTATTGCCGGCGGAAGGCGTAGGCGAGCGGATCCTGGCGGATGCCGCCCAGCTCGCCTCGCTTTCGGATGAGACGCCGGAGGGCCGCTCCATCGTCGTCCTGGCCAAAGAGAAGTACGGGATCCGAGAGCGCGACGTTGCCGCCCTCGGCGCCACCTTCATCCCGTTCACGGCCCAGACGCGAATGAGCGGGGTGAATCTCAACGGCCGAGAGATCCGCAAGGGCGCCGTCGACGCCATCGAGGTCTATGTGCGAGGTCTTGGGGGAAAATTCCCTGGCGACGTCCGCGCCAAGGTGGACCTGATCGCCAAGCAGGGCGGGACGCCTCTGGTGGTGACCGACGGCGCGCGCGTGCTGGGCGTCGTGCAGCTCAAAGATATCGTCAAGGGGGGCATTAAGGAGCGGTTTCTGGAACTGAGGGGGATGGGGATTAAGACGATTATGATTACCGGCGACAACCCATTGACGGCGGCCGCCATCGCGGCGGAGGCGGGGGTGGACGAGTTCCTCGCGGAGGCGACGCCAGAGGCGAAGCTCACGCTGATCCGTGACCTGCAGGCGCTGGGCCGACTGGTGGCAATGACGGGCGACGGGACCAACGACGCCCCGGCGCTGGCCCAGGCGGATGTGGCCGTCGCGATGAATACCGGGACGCAGGCGGCCAAAGAGGCCGGGAACATGGTGGACCTCGACTCCAACCCGACTAAGCTCCTGGAGGTAGTGGCGACGGGCAAGCAGATGCTGATGACGCGGGAGGCGCTGACGACCTTCAGTATTGCCAATGATGTCGCTAAATACTTCGCCATCATCCCGGCAGCCTTCGCTACCACCTACCCTGCCCTGGGCGCGCTGAACATTATGCGGCTTGCTACGCCAGCCAGCGCGATCCTCTCGGCCGTCATCTTCAACGCACTGATTATCATTGCACTGATCCCGCTGGCGCTTCGCGGGGTACGCTACCGGCCGATCGGGGCGGCGGCGCTGTTGCGGCGCCACCTCTGGATCTATGGAGTGGGGGGCGTCATTGTGCCGTTTCCCGGCATCAAACTGATTGACCTGATCCTTACGGCCCTCGGGCTGGGGTCGTGAGGACAGGGGAGATATAAGTATGCTGACTCAACTTCGACCGGCGCTCGTGGTGCTCATGCTCTTTACGATCCTGACAGGGGTTGCCTATCCGCTCCTCGTGACCGGGATTGCCCAAGGACTCTTTTCAAGCCAGGCGAATGGCAGCCTGATCGTGGAGGACGATAAGGCTGTCGGCTCTGCCCTCATTGGCCAGTCCTTCGACGACCCCAGGTATTTGTGGGGACGGCCCTCGGCCACCGCACCGTTTCCGTACAATGCCGCCTCCTCATCAGGCTCGAATCTCGGGCCGACCAACGAGGCATTGCGCGAGGCCGTGAAGAGGCGCATCGAGGCGCTGGGGGCGGCCGACCCGGATAACCCGGCCCCCGTCCCCGTCGACCTGGTGACAGCGTCTGCGAGCGGCCTCGACCCGCACATCAGCCCGGCTGCGGCGTTCTACCAGGTACGGCGCGTGGCGCGGGCACGCGGGCTCGACGAGGCGGCCGTACGGCGCTTGGTTGAGGCGCAGATCGAGCCTCGACTGCTGGGCGTCCTGGGCGAGCCGCGAGTCAACGTGCTACAATTAAATCTCGCATTGGATGCTATGTGATAGCACCGATAACCTGTGAGTGGTCATTGTCATGCCCGAACATCGACCTGACCCTGAGACGCTGCTGGCGCGCGTGAAGGCGGAAGAGGCGCGCGAAAGGCGCGGCAAACTGAAGGTCTTCCTGGGCGCGGTCGCGGGTGTCGGCAAGACCTACGCGATGCTGGAGGCCGCGCACGAGGCGCGCGCCGAGGGCGTCGACGTCGTGGTCGGCTGGGCGGAGACCCACGGTCGGCCTGAGACCGAGGCGCTCATCGAGGGGCTCAAAATGCTCCCGCCTCGCCGCCTTGAGTATCGCGGTGCCACCCTCGCCGAGTTCGACCTGGATGGCGCGCTCGCCCGCCGCCCCACACTGATCCTGGTCGATGAGCTGGCGCACACCAACGCGCCAGGAGCGCGGCACACCCGGCGCTGGCAGGACGTCATGGAACTGCTGGAGGCCGGCATCCATGTCTATACCACCCTCAACGTTCAGCACCTCGAGAGCCTCAACGACGTCGTGACCAAGATCACCGGGGTGCCGGTGCGTGAAACGGTCCCCGATTCTGTCCTTGACGCGGCCGATGAGATCGAACTGATCGACCTGCCCCCCGACGACCTGCTGCAGCGTCTCAAGGAGGGTAAGGTCTACGTCCCGGAGCTGGCAAAGGAGGCGATCGCACATTTCTTCCGAAAAGGCAATCTGATCGCCCTCCGAGAGCTGGCGCTGCGGCGTACGGCCGACCGTGTCGATGCGGAGATGCGCGCGTATATGCGCGACCAGGCCATCCCGACGACCTGGCCCGTTACGGAGCGCCTGATGGTTCTGGTCAGCCCGAGTCCCCATGCCGCCCAAACGGTCCGGGCCGCCAAACGGATGGCGGCGGCGCTGCGAGCGGAATGGATCGCGGTCTACGTCGAGACCCCCGCGCATGCGCGGCTGAACGAGGCGGACCGCAGGCGCGTCGGCGAAACGCTTCGGCTGGCGGAGACGCTGGGGGCCGAGGCGGTCACCTTAAGCGGGTTGCAGGCCAATGAGAGCGAGGAGGTCCTGCGCTACGCCAAGCAGCGCAATGTTACCAAGATTATCCTGGGCAAGCCGACCCGCTCGTTGTGGAGGCGGATCACGGCGGGCTCCATCGTGGACGCCCTCATACGCGGCAGCGGCGACATCGACATCTACGTCATCAGCCGGGAGGCGGTCCCTCAGAAGCCAGTGGCCCGGAGAAGCCCTGCCCGCGAGCCCGATTGGCCCGCCCACGGGCGCGCCGCTGCGGTGGTCGCGCTCTGCACTGCTGTGGCGTGGGCGATGTTTCCATACTTTGACTCCTCCAATCTCATCATGGTGTATCTGCTCGGGGTCACCGCTGTCGCCGCTCGCTCCGGACCCGGTCCCTCGGCCCTCGCGTCGGTCCTGAGTGTCGCGGCCTTCGATTTCTTCTTCGTACCTCCCCACCTCACCTTTGTGGTGGCCGATGCCCAATACCTCGTCACCTTTGCGGTCATGCTGGTGGTGGCGTTGGTTATCAGCGGGCTGACGGTACGCATCCGTGCGCACGCAGAGCTGGCGCGCCAGCGGGAACGACGGACCGCGGCGCTGTACGCGCTGAGTCGGGAGCTGGCCGGCACGCGAGGCGTGGACAATCTGTTACGGGCGGCAGGCCGGCATATCGCTGAGACCTTTGGCGGCTACGTGGCTGTGCTGCTACCCGAGGCGGACGGTCACCTCAGCCTTCAAACGGCGCTTTCCGGCCAGTTCGAGATAACCAGCTCAGAGCTGGGGGTGGCCCAGTGGGTATACGAGCATGGGCAGATGGCCGGGCAGGGCACATCAACGCTGCCGGGAGCCAAGGCGCTCTACCTCCCGTTGATGGCGTCGCAGGGGGCGCTTGGCGTGCTGGGGCTGCGGCCGTCGGAGCCCGATTCGCTGCAGGCGCCCGAGCAGTTGCACCAGCTTGAGACCTTCACCAATCAGACCGCCTTGGCGCTGGAGCGTACCCGGCTGGCCGAGGCTGCGCAGGAGGCCCAGATACGGGCGGAGGCAGAGCGGCTGCGCAGCTCGCTCCTAAGCTCGGTCTCCCACGATCTCAGGACGCCGCTGGCCTCCATCACCGGGGCGGCCAGCAGCCTGCTGGAAGGTGAGACGAGGCTCGATGCGGCGACCCGGAACGAGCTACTGGAGACGCTCTCTGAGGAGGCCGAGCGCCTGAACCGCCTGGTGAGCAACCTGCTCGATATGACGCGGCTCGATTCCGGAACGTTGCAGGCCAAAAAAGAGTGGCATTCGCTGGAAGACATCGTCGGGGTCGCACTGGGCCGCCTGGCGAAGTCGTTGGGCGACAGGCCGGTGTTTACGCGACTGCCGCCCGACCTCCCCCTCGTCCCGATCGACGATATCCTGGTGGAACAGGTCCTGATCAATCTACTGGACAACGCCATCAAGCACACGCCCGATGACGGTCGCCTGGAGATCGCGGCATGGGCCGAGCCGGAAGCGGTCACCGTCGAGGTGACGGACCGCGGTCCGGGGCTTCCGCCTGGAGACGAAGAGCGGGTGTTCGACAAATTCTATCGTGGGCCGGGGCTCGCTTCGCGCGGGGCCGGGCTCGGACTGGCTATCTGCCGGGGGATCGTGGAGGCGCACGGCGGCCGCATCTGGGCCGAGAATCGTCCGGAGGGCGGCGTGGCGTTCCGCTTCACCATCCCCCAGACTGGCACGCCTCCGAAGTTGGGAGATTTTGATGACTGATCTGCCGGAAGGTGCGATGTCGGCGGTAGAGACGCCCGATGAGGGCGGCCCAGCTGTTGTCCTCATCGAGGACGAACGGCCGATTCGACGCTTCCTCCGTGCCAGCCTGGAAAGCCAGGGGTATCGGCTGTTTGAGGCGACCACCGGCGAGGAGGGCCTGGCGCAGGTGGCCGTGCGTCAGCCTGACGTTGTCATCCTCGACCTTGGCCTGCCCGACATCGACGGCCTCGAGGTCATCCGACGGCTGCGGGAGTGGAGTGCCGTGCCGATTGTTGTGCTCTCGGCGCGGGGGCAGGAACGCGACAAGATCGCGGCCTTGGATGCGGGCGCCGACGACTATGTGAGCAAGCCGTTCGGGGTCGGCGAACTGCTGGCCCGCATCCGGGTGGTCCTGCGACACGCGGCGCGCAATCCGAATGAGGCGGCCGAGTCCCACTTCGCCGCAGGAAAGCTGCAGGTGGACCTTGGGCTGAGACGGGTGACGGTCGAGGGGCGGGAGATCCACCTGACCCCGATCGAGTATCGACTGCTGACGACGCTTATTCGCTATGCGGGGAAGGTGGTCACCCAACAGCAGTTGCTGAAGGAGGTCTGGGGTCCGCATCAGACCGAGCAACCGCACTACCTGCGGGTCTACGTTGCCCAGCTTCGGCGCAAGCTCGAGGCCGACCCCGCGCGACCGCGCTATCTGCTGACCGAGCCCGGTGTGGGCTATCGGTTCGCATCGGACTAGCCGAAAAGGCGGCTACGTCTGGTCGTTATCCAGACCGCCAACAGCCAGCGTTGCAAAAGTCTCTGCGAGCCCCTCCGTTACGCGGGTAAACGCCGGATACGTCAGCGTGTCTGGGGTATCGTGGCGGGTATGGTAGTAGGGATTGCGGTACAGGGCCGTGTCGGTGACCATGATGGCACGGTAGCCCCGCCGCCAGAAAGCCCAGTGATCACTCCAGGCAACCCCAGGGACAAAGCGGGTCGTTGCAATGTGTTCGAGCGGAAAGTCGGAGGCGTGACGGAACGCCTGCACCGCGCGGCGCATCAGGGCGCGCGAGCGAAAGTCGGAGACGAAGGTGATAAAGTTGCCCTGGCGGGGATAGAAGAACTGGAACAGGGGCGGGTAGTGCTGGCTGCCGCGCTCATTCCGGTAGTACCCGATGGCCTCCACCGAGACCATCGCCCGAATTGCATCGCCGCGCGCCCGTACCGCCTTGGCATAGACGACGCTTCCTTGCCGCCGTGTCAGGAAGAACGGCGGCTCCTCATTGACGAAGGCGACGAAGCGCACGGTGATCGCCGGCGTCAACTCGGCGAACAGTCTGGACAACTCCAACATAGCAGCGACCCCGCTGCCGTTATCGTCGGCGCCCGGACTCCCCCGTACCGAGTCGTAGTGGGCGCCGATCAGCAGGATCTCGTAGGGCCGCACGCAGCCCGGTCGGTTGACCTCCAGGTTGGCGCACTCGCCGCCGGATACGGTGTACCGGTATGGGATAACCTGATAGCCTTGGCTGTGCCACTCCTCCTGGATGTACTCGGCGGCGGCACGCAGCGCCCCCGGATGAAAGACATTACGCTCGCCGATGTCACCGGCGAGGTGCTCGACGTGGGCCCGGAGGCGCTCAGGTGAGACCTGTTGGGCAATACTGACGGTCCCAAGGGCTGGCTTTGGTGTATGCGACATGGTAGTATTGTTTGGTGAAGTCAGATCGCTCCGGTCTTGTTTCTGATGGAGCTGGGCGCATCGTTACTGTTCCCTATTGATATCTTATTTCATACGGAAGAAGATGTCGAGACAACTGTCGATGGGAGGACCGAGATGAGACAGATCGCGGTATTGGCTATTGCACTGCTTCTGATCGGATACAGCATCCCAAGCTGGGCCGCATCAGAATCGAGCAGATCACACAGTACACTCAGGCAGGTTGGTACAGGGGTCGGGAGCGCCGTAGGAACAATGGTGTATTTCCCGTTCAAGGCGGCCTTCTGTATTCTGGGCGGGCTGGCAAGCGGCGTAACCTTGGCGGTTGCAGGGTCCGAACAGGCCGGAAGGGTGGCCGATACCGCCTGTCGAGGGACCTGGACGATTACGCCGGCGATCGTCGCAGGCGAGGAGCCGGTCTACTTTGTAGGTAACCCCTCTGGTGCCCGGCGGTAAAGAGGGTACGGCTGCATTAGAAAAGCTTGTGGCTGTCCAGCAGAATCGTGACCGGGCCATGGTTGGTTGCGGAGACCTCCATCAGGGCGCCGAATTCGCCCGTCTTGACCGATAGTCCGCGCGTTCGCAGGCTTTCGCACAGATATTCGATCAGCCGTCGAGCGGCCTCCGGCTGCATCGCCTGGTCAAAGGAAGGCCGTCGGCCTTTCCGGCCGTCGCCGTATAGCGTGAACTGACTTACCGCCAGTACCGAGCCGCCCGCGTCTCTCACCGAGCGGTTCATCTTTCCAGCCTCATCTTCAAAGATCCGGAGTTCCGCGATCTTGGCGACAATATAGTTCGCGTCGGCCTCCATGTCGTCCTTACCGACCCCGACCAGCACCAGCAGCCCGTGGCCGATGGCCGCGATCGTCTGCCCCGCCACGGCGACTGTCGCCTCGCTCACCCGTTGTACGACCGCCCGCACAGTACCTCCGCGCTTTCTCCTTGTCGCGTTACACGAAGCATGTTATAGTGCATAAATATTGCAGTCACGAGATTGATCGAGGCCTCGACGCGGCCCCGATGTATTGTCGAGCTGGAACCCTCACTTCCGCACGGCGACTTCTCTTCCGGCGATCCCACCGTCACCTTACGTATGCCGACCGGACACACAGCACCAGGGCGCGTTGTCCATTACGGAACAGGCGCACCCAAAGACAGTACACAGCACAAGGAGAATTATGTCGTTTTCGTCATTAAAGCTCAACGCGAACCTGCTGAAGGCCACTCACAATATGGGGTTTGAACACCCGACACCGATCCAGCGTCTCGCTATTCCGCCCCTTCTGGATGGCCGGGACGTCATGGCTACCGCCGTGACCGGGAGCGGTAAAACCGCTGCGTTCCTGCTGCCCATCCTCCACCGCCTCATAGAGAAGCCCAAGGGAACCACAAGGGCGCTCGTTCTGGCGCCCACGCGGGAGCTCGCGGCGCAGATCTCGGACCACCTCCACGATCTTGCCGCGCACACCCCCCTGAAGGGCGCCGCAGTGTACGGAGGCGTATCTATGACGCCCCAGGAGGGCGCATTCCGCAGAGGTGTGGACGTTCTGATCGCTACCCCCGGCCGGCTGCTCGATCACCTTCAATACCCGTATGCGCGTCTGAGCGGTATCGAGCACCTCGTGCTTGATGAGGCGGATCGTATGCTCGACATGGGCTTCCTGCCCGACATCCGTCGCATCCTGCAGCGCGTCCCCAAGCAACGGCAAACG containing:
- a CDS encoding D-tyrosyl-tRNA(Tyr) deacylase translates to MRAVVQRVSEATVAVAGQTIAAIGHGLLVLVGVGKDDMEADANYIVAKIAELRIFEDEAGKMNRSVRDAGGSVLAVSQFTLYGDGRKGRRPSFDQAMQPEAARRLIEYLCESLRTRGLSVKTGEFGALMEVSATNHGPVTILLDSHKLF
- the kdpB gene encoding K(+)-transporting ATPase subunit B — encoded protein: MATRRQGRPLLDSAIVRQAVIDAFRKLSLRRQVRNPVMFVVYVGSILTTLLFIQALLGSGEAPTGFILTVSLWLWFTVLFANFAEAMAEGRGKAQAASLRKARRDVQAKRLARPERGAEYEAVPATALRKDDVVLVEAGDTIPADGEVIEGIASVNEAAITGESAPVIRESGGDRSAVMGGTQILSDWLIVRIAVNPGEAFLDRIIALVEGAKRQKTPNEIALDILLAALTIIFLLATATLLPFSLFSVQAAGQGSPVTVTVLVALLVCLIPTTIGGLLSAIGIAGMDRMIQANVIAMSGRAVEAAGDVDVLLLDKTGTITLGNRQAAALLPAEGVGERILADAAQLASLSDETPEGRSIVVLAKEKYGIRERDVAALGATFIPFTAQTRMSGVNLNGREIRKGAVDAIEVYVRGLGGKFPGDVRAKVDLIAKQGGTPLVVTDGARVLGVVQLKDIVKGGIKERFLELRGMGIKTIMITGDNPLTAAAIAAEAGVDEFLAEATPEAKLTLIRDLQALGRLVAMTGDGTNDAPALAQADVAVAMNTGTQAAKEAGNMVDLDSNPTKLLEVVATGKQMLMTREALTTFSIANDVAKYFAIIPAAFATTYPALGALNIMRLATPASAILSAVIFNALIIIALIPLALRGVRYRPIGAAALLRRHLWIYGVGGVIVPFPGIKLIDLILTALGLGS
- a CDS encoding potassium-transporting ATPase subunit C (One of the components of the high-affinity ATP-driven potassium transport (or KDP)system, which catalyzes the hydrolysis of ATP coupled with the exchange of hydrogen and potassium ions. The C subunit may be involved in assembly of the KDP complex), which translates into the protein MLTQLRPALVVLMLFTILTGVAYPLLVTGIAQGLFSSQANGSLIVEDDKAVGSALIGQSFDDPRYLWGRPSATAPFPYNAASSSGSNLGPTNEALREAVKRRIEALGAADPDNPAPVPVDLVTASASGLDPHISPAAAFYQVRRVARARGLDEAAVRRLVEAQIEPRLLGVLGEPRVNVLQLNLALDAM
- a CDS encoding two-component system sensor histidine kinase KdbD (sensory histidine kinase in two-component regulatory system with KdpE; signal sensing protein), with the protein product MPEHRPDPETLLARVKAEEARERRGKLKVFLGAVAGVGKTYAMLEAAHEARAEGVDVVVGWAETHGRPETEALIEGLKMLPPRRLEYRGATLAEFDLDGALARRPTLILVDELAHTNAPGARHTRRWQDVMELLEAGIHVYTTLNVQHLESLNDVVTKITGVPVRETVPDSVLDAADEIELIDLPPDDLLQRLKEGKVYVPELAKEAIAHFFRKGNLIALRELALRRTADRVDAEMRAYMRDQAIPTTWPVTERLMVLVSPSPHAAQTVRAAKRMAAALRAEWIAVYVETPAHARLNEADRRRVGETLRLAETLGAEAVTLSGLQANESEEVLRYAKQRNVTKIILGKPTRSLWRRITAGSIVDALIRGSGDIDIYVISREAVPQKPVARRSPAREPDWPAHGRAAAVVALCTAVAWAMFPYFDSSNLIMVYLLGVTAVAARSGPGPSALASVLSVAAFDFFFVPPHLTFVVADAQYLVTFAVMLVVALVISGLTVRIRAHAELARQRERRTAALYALSRELAGTRGVDNLLRAAGRHIAETFGGYVAVLLPEADGHLSLQTALSGQFEITSSELGVAQWVYEHGQMAGQGTSTLPGAKALYLPLMASQGALGVLGLRPSEPDSLQAPEQLHQLETFTNQTALALERTRLAEAAQEAQIRAEAERLRSSLLSSVSHDLRTPLASITGAASSLLEGETRLDAATRNELLETLSEEAERLNRLVSNLLDMTRLDSGTLQAKKEWHSLEDIVGVALGRLAKSLGDRPVFTRLPPDLPLVPIDDILVEQVLINLLDNAIKHTPDDGRLEIAAWAEPEAVTVEVTDRGPGLPPGDEERVFDKFYRGPGLASRGAGLGLAICRGIVEAHGGRIWAENRPEGGVAFRFTIPQTGTPPKLGDFDD
- a CDS encoding potassium-transporting ATPase subunit KdpA is translated as MTANGYLQVGLYLVVLLALAKPLGVYMARVYEGRSFGLDRLLGPLERWIYRLSGVRPDDEMHWQSYAWAMMLFNLVGLLAVYILQRLQGLLPLNPQSFGPVSPDSAFNTAVSFATNTNWQGYGGETTMSYLTQMLGLTVQNFVSAATGMAVLVAFIRGLARRSAQTIGNFWVDLTRSTLYILLPLSLVLALALVSQGVVQTFGSYAKVGIVQPTSYEQPVADPDGKPVLDEKGQPKTKTSTLTEQVIALGPSASQVAIKQLGTNGGGFFNANSAHPFENSTPLSNFLELLAILLIPAALCHTFGVMVQDTRQGWAVFSAMTIMFVGLLALCVVSEQGGNPILSRLEIDQTASELQAGGNMEGKEVRFGIVGSALWTTATTSASNGSVNAMHDSFTPLGGLVPMWLIQLGEVIYGGVGSGLYGMLVFAIIAVFVAGLMVGRTPEYLGKKIEAYEMKMASLIILIPPAIVLLGTAVAVVTGSGRAEILNPGPHGFSEILYAFSSAGNNNGSAFAGLNANTPFYNTSLGIAMFFARYWLAIPTLAIAGSLAAKKLVPPGAGTLPTHTPLFVVLLIGVVVIVGALTFIPALALGPIVEHLMMRS
- a CDS encoding aminopeptidase: MSHTPKPALGTVSIAQQVSPERLRAHVEHLAGDIGERNVFHPGALRAAAEYIQEEWHSQGYQVIPYRYTVSGGECANLEVNRPGCVRPYEILLIGAHYDSVRGSPGADDNGSGVAAMLELSRLFAELTPAITVRFVAFVNEEPPFFLTRRQGSVVYAKAVRARGDAIRAMVSVEAIGYYRNERGSQHYPPLFQFFYPRQGNFITFVSDFRSRALMRRAVQAFRHASDFPLEHIATTRFVPGVAWSDHWAFWRRGYRAIMVTDTALYRNPYYHTRHDTPDTLTYPAFTRVTEGLAETFATLAVGGLDNDQT
- a CDS encoding DNA-binding response regulator, producing the protein MSAVETPDEGGPAVVLIEDERPIRRFLRASLESQGYRLFEATTGEEGLAQVAVRQPDVVILDLGLPDIDGLEVIRRLREWSAVPIVVLSARGQERDKIAALDAGADDYVSKPFGVGELLARIRVVLRHAARNPNEAAESHFAAGKLQVDLGLRRVTVEGREIHLTPIEYRLLTTLIRYAGKVVTQQQLLKEVWGPHQTEQPHYLRVYVAQLRRKLEADPARPRYLLTEPGVGYRFASD